Part of the Myxococcus guangdongensis genome is shown below.
GCGTCGTCCAGGACGAGGAAGCGCAGCACGGACAGCTCTTCCGCAATCCCCTCCGGCGTCGGCGTGGGAACGGCCCCCTCCGCCGCGCCGCAGGACAGCCGGAAGCGGGGCCCGTCGCCCGCGGGCCTCACGCTGCAGGCCCAGGCGTGCGCCAGGGACACCTGCTCCGGGAAGTGCTGGAAGGGCACCGGGCGGGGCTCGTCATAGACGACGACCACGACCTCGGGGGCGCCCTCGGCGAGCAACCCGCACGCCTCCACGAAGGCGGCCTCCACCGTCTCCGCCCCCGCGGCCACCGCGCTCTGCGCCGACAAATCCCCCCGGGCGATGGAGTACAGCCCGCCGATGGCGTTGTGCACCGACAGGCTGAAGGACGTGGGCGACAGCGGGGTGGACTTCGCGAGCTGCTCCAGCAGGTCCACCGAGCGGCCCATGTCCCCATAGCGGGAGGCGAACACCAGGGGACACGCCGGGGCGTCCGCCTGGCACGTGTACGCCGCCTGGAGCGCGATGCGGCCCAGCCTGTCCACCCGACGGCGCATCATCGGCGGCATCTCCGTCAGCGGAGGGGTTCCCTCGGACGGAAGCGGATGGGGCTGTGAGAGCCAGGACCTCCAGGCGTCTTGCCCGACAAGCCCGGGAGCC
Proteins encoded:
- a CDS encoding beta-ketoacyl synthase chain length factor, whose protein sequence is MVFSVHHWAAWAPGLVGQDAWRSWLSQPHPLPSEGTPPLTEMPPMMRRRVDRLGRIALQAAYTCQADAPACPLVFASRYGDMGRSVDLLEQLAKSTPLSPTSFSLSVHNAIGGLYSIARGDLSAQSAVAAGAETVEAAFVEACGLLAEGAPEVVVVVYDEPRPVPFQHFPEQVSLAHAWACSVRPAGDGPRFRLSCGAAEGAVPTPTPEGIAEELSVLRFLVLDDARLERVLGSRVWRWERDV